In a single window of the Bactrocera dorsalis isolate Fly_Bdor chromosome 2, ASM2337382v1, whole genome shotgun sequence genome:
- the LOC105231694 gene encoding box A-binding factor isoform X4, with the protein MQLKMEAQAQQQLPQQQQVLAKQAQQQAQQQAQQQAQQQAQQQQHLLSNIKTEVNSGDSQLPTVTTTTLQAQKTAAEEQQQVAQDLNQTQSVQQQQTAAQQQQHISSQSKPLTPNQSQEQKQQLQQPPTSVATSAASITGAQPTSSEEYSIPLPRNTQQRRILTTAGTFEENDNRDADQPDSQSEFHHHQSPANYVVMAPRNEEHPPPGTAVYTYTTTENGQQIICTETGAAIKLEDIEKDQQAGADAQQHHQQQMQQQQQQLCTPPGSGYGDTIVVSAAALHQHQNPHGVINASTHGGHPGAQLRFDPDERYSNVLQDNENVQTIYYNPSVVDSGAHPGESKTFTDLGNTEYYSSPPTYALPPPNNGLYSVSSSTQLICKSDPNLGAMRQPGQFQSLMESGVQEQSMWAPSSVEFSGYNTYHHQVVDDYGTGNMTTTHWPGTGPITAYEASLVPTVYESPKCENCGALYMRKGNDFYCPTGCNQLRPTHVRVPTRQTKPKIPANTNNRRTGVTCANCNTTTTTLWRRNNEGNPVCNACGLYFKLHNTNRPQSMKKDGIQKRKRKPKNNGGMPSMKPLPSLSGMTQNVALMAPNGTIYPSQVSALSLPMNGGVGAGIIGGGQQSLPGEIRDMSINGNGSSASAGSVPSGGVGGSVVVASSAGSSVTATGPRNVSIVQHVTGDSHSPYSNPPSQSQSPHLSNPSPLNRQPIAQSVQPIEATRATNGEIPTSVITRTGLPERSSNN; encoded by the exons ATGGAAGCACAGGCACAGCAACAATTGCCGCAACAGCAACAGGTACTGGCCAAACAAgcgcaacaacaagcacaacaacaggCGCAACAACAGgcgcaacaacaagcacaacagcagcagcatttATTATCGAACATCAAAACGGAAGTGAATAGCGGTGATTCGCAGTTGCCAactgtgacaacaacaacattgcagGCACAAAAGACCGCTGCTGAGGAACAACAGCAAGTTGCGCAGGACTTGAATCAAACACAATCTgtacagcaacagcaaacagctgcacaacaacaacaacatatctcTAGTCAATCAAAGCCACTGACGCCTAATCAATCTCAAGAGCAAAAACAACAGTTACAGCAGCCACCGACAAGCGTGGCCACATCGGCTGCATCGATTACCGGCGCTCAACCAACATCTAGTGAGGAATACAGCATACCGCTACCGCGCAACACTCAACAGCGACGAATATTGACCACAGCGGGCACATT TGAGGAAAACGACAATCGTGACGCTGATCAGCCCGACTCACAGTCCGAATTTCATCATCATCAATCCCCCGCCAATTATGTGGTAATGGCACCGCGCAATGAAGAGCATCCACCGCCCGGCACCGCCGTCTACACGTACACAACCACAGAGAATGGTCAACAGATTATTTGCACCGAAACTGGTGCAGCCATCAAACTCGAAGACATCGAAAAGGATCAACAGGCTGGTGCAGACGCACAACAACATCATCAGCAGCAaatgcagcaacagcaacaacaactttgtACGCCACCAGGCAGTGGCTACGGTGATACGATTGTTGTATCCGCCGCAGCATTACACCAACATCAAAATCCACATGGCGTCATCAACGCCTCGACACACGGCGGACATCCAGGAGCGCAACTGCGTTTCGATCCCGACGAGCGCTACAGTAATGTGCTACAGGACAATGAAAACGTACAGACTATCTATTATAATCCCTCGGTGGTCGACTCAGGTGCACATCCTGGTGAGTCAAAAACGTTTACAGATCTTGGCAATACCGAATACTATTCGAGTCCACCCACATACGCATTGCCACCGCCTAATAATGGTCTATACAGTGTTTCGAGTTCGACGCAGTTGATTTGTAAATCCGATCCAAATTTAGGTGCCATGCGACAGCCGGGACAATTTCAGTCCTTAATGGAATCGGGCGTACAGGAGCAGTCGATGTGGGCACCATCAAGTGTCGAGTTCTCCGGATAT AATACATATCACCATCAGGTAGTTGATGACTACGGCACCGGCAATATGACCACGACCCACTGGCCAGGTACGGGACCAATCACAGCTTACGAGGCATCGCTTGTACCGACTGTCTACGAGTCACCCAAGTGTGAGAACTGTGGCGCGCTTTACATGCGGAAAGGAAATGATTTTTACTGTCCTACGGGTTGTAATCAATTGCGACCGACCCATGTGCGTGTACCGACACGTCAAACCAAACCGAAAATACCAGCCAATACCAATAATCGACGTACGGGCGTCACGTGCGCCAACTGCAACACTACGACGACAACGCTTTGGCGACGCAACAACGAAGGCAACCCTGTATGCAACGCTTGCGGCCTGTACTTCAAACTGCACAATACGAATCGGCCGCAATCAATGAAGAAGGATGGCATACAGAAACGTAAACGTAAACCAAAGAATAACGGTGGCATGCCGTCCATGAAACCACTACCAT CATTGTCGGGCATGACGCAGAATGTGGCGCTGATGGCACCTAACGGTACGATTTACCCCTCGCAAGTGTCAGCCTTAAGCTTGCCGATGAATGGTGGTGTCGGCGCGGGTATTATTGGTGGTGGCCAACAATCGTTGCCCGGTGAAATACGCGATATGTCGATAAATGGTAATGGCAGCAGTGCGTCAGCTGGCTCAGTACCCTCCGGTGGGGTTGGTGGCAGCGTTGTTGTGGCGAGTAGCGCGGGGAGCTCCGTAACCGCCACCGGACCACGCAACGTATCGATTGTACAACACGTGACTGGCGACAGTCACTCACCGTATAGCAATCCACCATCGCAAAGTCAATCACCGCACTTATCCAATCCATCGCCGCTAAATCGACAACCAATCGCACAAAG TGTGCAACCCATCGAAGCGACACGTGCAACAAATGGTGAGATACCGACCAGCGTCATAACGCGCACTGGCCTACCCGAACGTTCCTCGAATAATTGA
- the LOC105231694 gene encoding box A-binding factor isoform X2, with amino-acid sequence MEAQAQQQLPQQQQVLAKQAQQQAQQQAQQQAQQQAQQQQHLLSNIKTEVNSGDSQLPTVTTTTLQAQKTAAEEQQQVAQDLNQTQSVQQQQTAAQQQQHISSQSKPLTPNQSQEQKQQLQQPPTSVATSAASITGAQPTSSEEYSIPLPRNTQQRRILTTAGTFEENDNRDADQPDSQSEFHHHQSPANYVVMAPRNEEHPPPGTAVYTYTTTENGQQIICTETGAAIKLEDIEKDQQAGADAQQHHQQQMQQQQQQLCTPPGSGYGDTIVVSAAALHQHQNPHGVINASTHGGHPGAQLRFDPDERYSNVLQDNENVQTIYYNPSVVDSGAHPGESKTFTDLGNTEYYSSPPTYALPPPNNGLYSVSSSTQLICKSDPNLGAMRQPGQFQSLMESGVQEQSMWAPSSVEFSGYNTYHHQVVDDYGTGNMTTTHWPGTGPITAYEASLVPTVYESPKCENCGALYMRKGNDFYCPTGCNQLRPTHVRVPTRQTKPKIPANTNNRRTGVTCANCNTTTTTLWRRNNEGNPVCNACGLYFKLHNTNRPQSMKKDGIQKRKRKPKNNGGMPSMKPLPLNDYSHTALSGMTQNVALMAPNGTIYPSQVSALSLPMNGGVGAGIIGGGQQSLPGEIRDMSINGNGSSASAGSVPSGGVGGSVVVASSAGSSVTATGPRNVSIVQHVTGDSHSPYSNPPSQSQSPHLSNPSPLNRQPIAQSVQPIEATRATNGEIPTSVITRTGLPERSSNN; translated from the exons ATGGAAGCACAGGCACAGCAACAATTGCCGCAACAGCAACAGGTACTGGCCAAACAAgcgcaacaacaagcacaacaacaggCGCAACAACAGgcgcaacaacaagcacaacagcagcagcatttATTATCGAACATCAAAACGGAAGTGAATAGCGGTGATTCGCAGTTGCCAactgtgacaacaacaacattgcagGCACAAAAGACCGCTGCTGAGGAACAACAGCAAGTTGCGCAGGACTTGAATCAAACACAATCTgtacagcaacagcaaacagctgcacaacaacaacaacatatctcTAGTCAATCAAAGCCACTGACGCCTAATCAATCTCAAGAGCAAAAACAACAGTTACAGCAGCCACCGACAAGCGTGGCCACATCGGCTGCATCGATTACCGGCGCTCAACCAACATCTAGTGAGGAATACAGCATACCGCTACCGCGCAACACTCAACAGCGACGAATATTGACCACAGCGGGCACATT TGAGGAAAACGACAATCGTGACGCTGATCAGCCCGACTCACAGTCCGAATTTCATCATCATCAATCCCCCGCCAATTATGTGGTAATGGCACCGCGCAATGAAGAGCATCCACCGCCCGGCACCGCCGTCTACACGTACACAACCACAGAGAATGGTCAACAGATTATTTGCACCGAAACTGGTGCAGCCATCAAACTCGAAGACATCGAAAAGGATCAACAGGCTGGTGCAGACGCACAACAACATCATCAGCAGCAaatgcagcaacagcaacaacaactttgtACGCCACCAGGCAGTGGCTACGGTGATACGATTGTTGTATCCGCCGCAGCATTACACCAACATCAAAATCCACATGGCGTCATCAACGCCTCGACACACGGCGGACATCCAGGAGCGCAACTGCGTTTCGATCCCGACGAGCGCTACAGTAATGTGCTACAGGACAATGAAAACGTACAGACTATCTATTATAATCCCTCGGTGGTCGACTCAGGTGCACATCCTGGTGAGTCAAAAACGTTTACAGATCTTGGCAATACCGAATACTATTCGAGTCCACCCACATACGCATTGCCACCGCCTAATAATGGTCTATACAGTGTTTCGAGTTCGACGCAGTTGATTTGTAAATCCGATCCAAATTTAGGTGCCATGCGACAGCCGGGACAATTTCAGTCCTTAATGGAATCGGGCGTACAGGAGCAGTCGATGTGGGCACCATCAAGTGTCGAGTTCTCCGGATAT AATACATATCACCATCAGGTAGTTGATGACTACGGCACCGGCAATATGACCACGACCCACTGGCCAGGTACGGGACCAATCACAGCTTACGAGGCATCGCTTGTACCGACTGTCTACGAGTCACCCAAGTGTGAGAACTGTGGCGCGCTTTACATGCGGAAAGGAAATGATTTTTACTGTCCTACGGGTTGTAATCAATTGCGACCGACCCATGTGCGTGTACCGACACGTCAAACCAAACCGAAAATACCAGCCAATACCAATAATCGACGTACGGGCGTCACGTGCGCCAACTGCAACACTACGACGACAACGCTTTGGCGACGCAACAACGAAGGCAACCCTGTATGCAACGCTTGCGGCCTGTACTTCAAACTGCACAATACGAATCGGCCGCAATCAATGAAGAAGGATGGCATACAGAAACGTAAACGTAAACCAAAGAATAACGGTGGCATGCCGTCCATGAAACCACTACCAT TAAATGACTACTCACACACAGCATTGTCGGGCATGACGCAGAATGTGGCGCTGATGGCACCTAACGGTACGATTTACCCCTCGCAAGTGTCAGCCTTAAGCTTGCCGATGAATGGTGGTGTCGGCGCGGGTATTATTGGTGGTGGCCAACAATCGTTGCCCGGTGAAATACGCGATATGTCGATAAATGGTAATGGCAGCAGTGCGTCAGCTGGCTCAGTACCCTCCGGTGGGGTTGGTGGCAGCGTTGTTGTGGCGAGTAGCGCGGGGAGCTCCGTAACCGCCACCGGACCACGCAACGTATCGATTGTACAACACGTGACTGGCGACAGTCACTCACCGTATAGCAATCCACCATCGCAAAGTCAATCACCGCACTTATCCAATCCATCGCCGCTAAATCGACAACCAATCGCACAAAG TGTGCAACCCATCGAAGCGACACGTGCAACAAATGGTGAGATACCGACCAGCGTCATAACGCGCACTGGCCTACCCGAACGTTCCTCGAATAATTGA